The sequence TATTAGGCGTCACCAAGTGTATGTGGTCAGCCTTGATTGTTGCTCTCTCAGACCATACGTAACTCATGgtgtcgtcttctctttttgATCCAAGAGCATCCTTCACGAAAGGATCCATGATGCGAATAAGCTCCTGCGCTCACATCAGAGCAGCGCTAAGCGCAGATGTGGTTGTAACAACGATTTTGCTGAGGTCCAAGACTGAGGATATCAGCGGCTACAGTGTAGCGTCAGGGTTGCTCGTTATATTGCTACGCTTACTTCGCGCTGGTCTTTGTCGACATCCCAAGCGACAATGCATCCTGAGGTAGAAGTAGTGCGAGAAGACAATCCAGAAGGATGGGGGAACTGCAGTGAAGACTCTTCTTAGGGGACGGTGCACCGGATATCCCAGAGGTTCAGCTGCTCCGAATGCCTTACCGAACCGAAAGATGAAACATGTTTTCTTGGTAGCGAAGCACCGACAAAAGAATACTTCACTATATGTGTTCTCGATCCTGCAAACACACGCAGCTCTCTCCATATTGCGCTGAAGAaacgcgcctcgcccgcgcgcgaacTCAGCGCTGCGGACAGCAGGTAAAAGGCTGACTCACTTAATCAAGGACGTGCCCAGAGCTTCGCTCTTCTTCAAGCTCTTCAACAACTCTGCGAAATACTGGAAGTCACCACAGCATCAAGCAACATACTGGTATCACCACACGAAACACGGAGGGTATGAAAACATGGAGGGTAAGATGCGCAAAGCGCTGACGTGACCAGGAAATGTGGGCGCCGGTGGTGGAGTAGCGTCACCAATATGAACAGAAAACGTATACTATGAAAACTTGCAGTGATCCACGGAGGCAGACCTTTCTTGATTTTACTCACTATCTCAGCGCCCAGGCAGCAAGCCCATACTGTACCAGCCGGATCCGCAAGCGCCTGATGAGGGCACAACACAGCCATTGCACGGCCGATGACCCAGAGTGATCTACAGGAGGGGGCCGTCGCAGAACCTCCTACTGGCactgcggggggggggggggggggggggggcgcctgGTCAGCAAACCCGCGTACACAGACAGCACTGCGCGACACGCGTTCTGCTGTAAGAAATTCTTCGACTATTCCCCTGCAAACGATTAGATGCGACGAGGCCTCCCCATATTCTTTGGCGTAGGCTTacctcgcttctctcgcgaATTGAGGTCTGAATATCAGCGCGTTTTTGAGCACTTCGGATCGGTTTCTTATGCGTACTATATCGCTGAACAGATACGCACAAGAACGGTGAAGTCCATTGGGTCGTCATCAAGCCGCCACTTCTTGCCTCCGTCGTAGTCTATGTTATATGTCTGACTTCAGCCGAAAGGATGCGACACAGCATACGGCCGAAAGCCTCGGAGCTCACTCCAGTATCCGAAAAGAAACATTCTTGCTCGTTttcgccgacggcgacctTATTCAGCGCGTGTGACTTGTCCATAATGCGCTGATAAGGGGATGCAGTTGCCACATCTCGGGCTTTCGCCATGGTGGAGACGCAGGACGTTCTATTTTGCAACCACGAGTCG is a genomic window of Besnoitia besnoiti strain Bb-Ger1 chromosome IV, whole genome shotgun sequence containing:
- a CDS encoding YagE family protein (encoded by transcript BESB_051890), with translation MAKARDVATASPYQRIMDKSHALNKVAVGENEQECFFSDTGRYSTHKKPIRSAQKRADIQTSIRERSEALADPAGTVWACCLGAEIYFAELLKSLKKSEALGTSLIKIENTYSEVFFCRCFATKKTCFIFRFGCIVAWDVDKDQREELIRIMDPFVKDALGSKREDDTMSYVWSERATIKADHIHLVTPNMFERLAYSYAFAQSVKLAVFETVVDETIERTRKIPEGLAKSGKINSTREDIGKRIGELFVNRFYINLHTDILDTPDIFWDNDDFADHYDNCRRYLEIPKRVDILNQRLDIIKDLYDMLNNELTIQHGYKLEWIVIYLICVEVLIEVVWNILIKDILKWV